One segment of Nostoc flagelliforme CCNUN1 DNA contains the following:
- a CDS encoding alpha-ketoglutarate-dependent dioxygenase AlkB — protein sequence MGSCRKFQIKPKNGKPTDFWLEHGSLQVKHPGCQSTHLHQVPKTNKVVSTRINLTFRPHTGGRREG from the coding sequence TTGGGGTCATGTCGCAAATTCCAAATCAAACCGAAAAATGGCAAACCCACTGACTTCTGGCTGGAACACGGCAGTTTGCAAGTGAAGCACCCTGGTTGTCAGTCCACACATCTGCACCAAGTTCCCAAAACCAACAAAGTCGTTAGCACGCGAATTAATCTCACATTTCGACCGCACACAGGCGGGAGACGAGAGGGGTAA